In one window of Streptomyces sp. NBC_01224 DNA:
- a CDS encoding MFS transporter, which produces MSTSTTLDQRRTGPDYRQFLPLVQGATLIEWTGTGLFLAVSTIYFVKVAHLSTSSVGTGLTIGGAVAIAAAVPIARLAGRFGPKPVLIGVMLLRALATVGYLWVDGWWSFLLVVGVIAVTEQSSPPLVQSYVGARAPESLRAKVMAVQRTVVNLGISLGGLIAGVALGSGAPGAFRPLLIGGALAYVVVAVVYATAQGEEAATAVESARVADLLKDRRLLGFTAYNALVSLWMPVLNVAFPLWLVTGTDVPERYVGILYAVNTVLCIALQYPLNRCYSTTRRAWYSYATAALLLSCGTLAFAAAPGFGAREALLVLGAAVVLLTFAELLQVGASWTLSFELAPERARSAYLVLFNTSRTVANRVAGPVLMTGVVLTLGTAGWVALACVLLLGALVPFAMLRGPRGAGD; this is translated from the coding sequence ATGAGCACGAGCACCACCCTTGACCAGCGGCGGACGGGCCCCGACTACCGGCAGTTCCTGCCGCTGGTCCAGGGCGCCACGCTGATCGAGTGGACCGGCACAGGACTGTTCCTCGCCGTCTCGACCATCTATTTCGTCAAGGTCGCTCATCTCAGCACGTCGTCCGTCGGCACCGGCCTGACGATCGGCGGAGCCGTCGCCATTGCCGCCGCCGTGCCCATCGCCCGGCTGGCCGGACGATTCGGGCCGAAGCCGGTGCTGATCGGTGTGATGCTGCTGCGCGCCCTGGCCACCGTCGGCTATCTGTGGGTGGATGGCTGGTGGAGCTTTCTCCTCGTGGTGGGCGTCATCGCCGTCACCGAGCAGTCCTCGCCTCCACTGGTCCAGTCGTACGTCGGTGCGCGAGCCCCCGAGAGCCTGCGCGCGAAGGTGATGGCCGTGCAGCGCACCGTCGTCAACCTCGGCATCAGTCTGGGCGGGCTGATCGCCGGAGTCGCCCTGGGTTCCGGAGCGCCCGGAGCCTTCCGGCCGCTGCTGATCGGTGGCGCACTCGCTTATGTGGTGGTGGCCGTGGTGTACGCCACCGCCCAGGGAGAGGAAGCCGCGACCGCTGTCGAGAGCGCCCGCGTCGCGGATCTGCTCAAGGACCGACGGCTGCTGGGCTTCACCGCGTACAACGCACTGGTGTCGCTCTGGATGCCGGTGCTCAACGTGGCCTTCCCGTTGTGGCTCGTCACCGGGACCGACGTACCGGAGCGCTATGTCGGAATCCTGTACGCCGTCAACACCGTGCTGTGCATCGCCCTTCAGTACCCGCTCAACCGCTGCTACAGCACAACGCGCCGGGCGTGGTACTCCTACGCGACCGCGGCACTGCTGCTCAGCTGCGGCACCCTGGCCTTCGCCGCCGCGCCCGGCTTCGGAGCGCGGGAAGCACTGCTGGTGCTCGGCGCCGCCGTCGTCCTCCTGACGTTCGCCGAACTGCTCCAGGTCGGCGCATCGTGGACTCTCTCCTTCGAGTTGGCACCCGAGCGGGCGCGCAGCGCCTACCTGGTGCTGTTCAATACCAGCCGCACCGTCGCCAACCGAGTCGCGGGCCCGGTGCTGATGACCGGCGTCGTCCTCACCCTCGGTACGGCCGGCTGGGTCGCGCTCGCCTGCGTGCTGCTGCTCGGCGCGCTCGTCCCCTTCGCGATGCTGCGCGGGCCGCGCGGCGCCGGCGACTGA
- the hypD gene encoding hydrogenase formation protein HypD: MKYIDEFQDPALARRLLEEIRSTVTRPWALMEVCGGQTHTIIRHGIDQLLPDQVELIHGPGCPVCVTPLEVIDKALEIASRPEVIFCSFGDMLRVPGTGRDLFRVRSEGGDVRVVYSPLDALKIAQQNPDREVVFFGIGFETTAPPNAMTVYQARRLGIRNFSLLVSHVRVPPAIEAIMQSPNCRVQAFLAAGHVCSVMGVGEYPQLAERYGVPIVVTGFEPLDILEGVRRTVAQLERGEHTVDNAYPRAVRPEGNPAALAMLEDVFEVTDRSWRGIGVIPASGWRLSPRYRDYDAEYRFSVTGIDTREPAQCRSGEVLQGLLKPHECEAFGTICTPRTPLGATMVSSEGACAAYYLYRRLDMKKTAPLEASSVG, from the coding sequence GTGAAGTACATCGACGAATTCCAGGACCCCGCACTGGCCCGGCGGCTGCTCGAGGAGATCCGCTCCACCGTGACCAGGCCATGGGCGCTGATGGAGGTCTGCGGCGGGCAGACCCACACCATCATCCGGCACGGCATCGATCAACTGCTGCCGGACCAGGTCGAACTGATCCACGGACCGGGCTGCCCGGTGTGCGTCACCCCGCTGGAAGTCATCGACAAGGCGCTGGAGATCGCCTCCCGCCCGGAGGTGATCTTCTGTTCCTTCGGCGACATGCTCCGCGTCCCCGGCACCGGCCGGGACCTGTTCCGGGTCCGCAGCGAGGGCGGCGACGTACGGGTCGTCTACTCCCCGCTCGACGCGCTGAAGATCGCCCAGCAGAACCCGGATCGGGAGGTCGTGTTCTTCGGAATCGGCTTCGAAACCACCGCGCCTCCAAATGCGATGACGGTCTATCAGGCACGCAGGCTCGGCATCCGCAACTTCAGTCTGCTGGTGTCACATGTCCGGGTGCCACCGGCGATCGAGGCGATCATGCAGTCGCCGAACTGCAGGGTGCAGGCATTCCTCGCCGCAGGACATGTATGCAGCGTCATGGGCGTGGGCGAGTATCCCCAGCTGGCCGAACGGTACGGCGTCCCGATCGTGGTGACAGGATTCGAACCGCTGGACATCCTGGAAGGCGTGCGCCGTACCGTGGCCCAGCTGGAACGCGGTGAACACACGGTGGACAACGCCTACCCGCGCGCAGTGCGCCCAGAGGGCAACCCCGCCGCTCTGGCCATGCTGGAGGACGTCTTCGAGGTGACCGACCGGTCCTGGCGCGGCATCGGCGTCATCCCCGCCAGCGGCTGGCGGCTCTCCCCGCGCTATCGGGACTACGACGCCGAATACCGTTTCTCGGTGACCGGTATCGATACCCGTGAACCCGCTCAGTGCCGCAGCGGAGAGGTTCTGCAGGGCCTGCTGAAGCCCCATGAATGCGAGGCATTCGGCACCATCTGCACTCCTCGCACACCACTCGGAGCGACCATGGTCTCCAGCGAGGGCGCCTGCGCCGCGTACTACCTCTACCGGCGGCTGGACATGAAGAAGACCGCACCTCTGGAGGCGAGCTCCGTTGGCTGA
- a CDS encoding HypC/HybG/HupF family hydrogenase formation chaperone — protein sequence MCLAVPGRVLEIEERDGTRMATVDFGGVVKEACLEYLPDLQVGEYAIVHVGFALQKLDEESARQTLELFAQLGMLQEEFGDPWEMAAEAGGLPLPGAGEAAQEAQQ from the coding sequence ATGTGCCTGGCGGTGCCCGGCAGAGTACTGGAAATCGAGGAACGGGACGGCACACGCATGGCCACCGTCGATTTCGGCGGAGTGGTCAAGGAAGCATGCCTGGAGTATCTGCCGGACCTTCAGGTCGGCGAGTACGCCATCGTCCACGTGGGGTTCGCCCTGCAGAAACTGGACGAGGAATCGGCCCGGCAGACACTGGAGCTGTTTGCCCAACTCGGCATGCTTCAAGAAGAGTTCGGCGACCCGTGGGAAATGGCGGCAGAGGCCGGCGGGCTGCCGCTGCCCGGCGCCGGAGAAGCGGCCCAGGAGGCGCAGCAGTGA
- the glpK gene encoding glycerol kinase GlpK, translating to MADFIGAVDQGTTSSRFMIFDHDGNEVAKHQLEHEQILPRPGWVEHDPVEIWERTNSVMQNALRTGGLSATDLDAIGITNQRETTVVWDPRTGRPYCNAIVWQDTRTDSIAKALENEGHGEVIRRKSGLPPATYFSGGKIKWILDNVEGVREAAERGHAVFGNTDCWVLWNLTGGPDGGIHATDVTNASRTMLMNLETLDWDDELLGILGIPRAMLPAIHPSSDAEAYGRTRTSRPLRAAIPITGVLGDQHAATVGQVCFEPGQAKNTYGTGNFLVLNTGTKLIRSRHGLLTTVAYQFDKSPAVYALEGSIAVTGSAVQWLRDQMKIISEAAESERLAGTVEDNGGMYFVPAFSGLFAPYWRSDARGAIVGLARYNTNAHLARATLEAICYQSRDVVEAMEQDSGVHLDVLKVDGGVTANDLCMQIQADVLGVQVSRPVVAETTALGAAYAAGLATGFWRDQGELRAHWQESKRWEPQWSDEQRAEGYADWKKAVERTLDWVRVG from the coding sequence ATGGCGGACTTCATCGGCGCGGTGGATCAAGGCACCACCAGCAGCCGCTTCATGATCTTCGATCACGACGGGAACGAAGTGGCCAAGCACCAGTTGGAGCACGAGCAGATCCTGCCCCGCCCCGGCTGGGTGGAGCACGACCCGGTGGAGATCTGGGAGCGCACCAACTCGGTGATGCAGAACGCTCTGCGCACCGGAGGTCTGAGCGCCACCGATCTCGATGCCATCGGGATCACGAACCAGCGCGAGACCACCGTCGTCTGGGACCCCCGCACCGGTCGTCCGTACTGCAACGCCATCGTGTGGCAGGACACCCGGACCGACTCGATCGCCAAGGCCCTGGAGAACGAGGGCCATGGCGAAGTCATTCGCCGCAAGTCGGGTCTGCCTCCGGCCACTTACTTCTCCGGCGGGAAGATCAAGTGGATCCTCGACAATGTCGAGGGAGTCCGCGAGGCTGCGGAACGGGGCCATGCGGTGTTCGGGAACACGGACTGCTGGGTGTTGTGGAACCTCACCGGCGGCCCCGACGGCGGCATCCACGCCACCGACGTGACCAATGCCAGCCGGACGATGCTGATGAACCTGGAGACGCTCGACTGGGACGACGAATTGCTGGGCATCTTGGGCATCCCCAGGGCAATGCTGCCGGCCATCCACCCGTCCTCCGACGCGGAGGCGTACGGCCGCACACGCACGTCCCGGCCCCTGCGGGCCGCGATCCCGATCACCGGGGTGCTCGGCGACCAGCATGCGGCCACCGTGGGGCAGGTGTGCTTCGAGCCGGGCCAGGCGAAGAACACCTACGGCACCGGAAACTTCCTCGTGCTCAACACCGGTACGAAACTGATCCGGTCACGGCACGGCCTGCTCACCACCGTCGCTTACCAGTTCGACAAGAGCCCGGCGGTCTACGCTCTGGAGGGCTCCATCGCGGTCACGGGATCCGCCGTGCAGTGGCTGCGGGACCAGATGAAGATCATCAGCGAAGCCGCCGAGAGCGAACGGCTCGCCGGAACCGTCGAGGACAACGGCGGGATGTACTTCGTGCCGGCGTTCTCGGGCCTCTTCGCTCCCTACTGGCGCTCGGACGCCCGCGGCGCCATCGTCGGTCTCGCCCGCTACAACACCAACGCCCATCTGGCGCGGGCCACTCTGGAAGCCATCTGCTACCAGAGCCGGGATGTGGTGGAGGCGATGGAACAGGACTCAGGTGTCCATCTCGATGTGCTCAAGGTCGACGGCGGGGTCACGGCCAACGATCTGTGCATGCAGATCCAGGCGGATGTCCTGGGGGTACAGGTGAGCCGCCCGGTCGTCGCCGAGACCACGGCATTGGGCGCCGCGTATGCGGCGGGTCTCGCCACCGGTTTCTGGCGCGACCAGGGCGAGTTGCGGGCGCATTGGCAGGAGTCGAAACGCTGGGAGCCGCAGTGGAGCGACGAGCAGCGCGCCGAGGGTTACGCCGATTGGAAGAAAGCTGTCGAGCGCACTCTCGACTGGGTGAGGGTGGGATGA
- a CDS encoding pyridoxal-phosphate dependent enzyme, whose product MRKGAKRRQALFWPRATRAPDSGVVTPGGACLRSECAQRGRAVDPWKRSTTHRTGGSSAACQTRHGTGPPQDSLTPPGRRPPGPGAASGTETRGTRPLHRRTTGPEITEQAGPELGAVYVPVSTGGALAGISAHLRQHRPDVAAVAVDVHGSPAVAGSAGRRLLPGIGASRPSAFLKGPCGYDRAVHVDDIEAIAYCRILAEDVGLVLGGSSGFVVRALLTDLENGRMDDRLAVCLAADDSGKYRDTLYCDDWATEQGVVKEITAAVEQLRREGLFFNRKHQEH is encoded by the coding sequence ATGCGGAAGGGCGCGAAGAGGCGTCAAGCGCTGTTCTGGCCAAGAGCGACACGCGCGCCGGACAGTGGCGTGGTGACACCGGGGGGTGCATGCCTAAGGTCTGAGTGCGCGCAGCGGGGCAGAGCGGTCGACCCATGGAAGAGGTCAACGACGCATCGCACAGGGGGAAGCAGTGCCGCGTGTCAAACCCGTCATGGCACGGGCCCTCCGCAAGATTCCCTTACTCCACCTGGACGTCGCCCACCGGGGCCGGGTGCGGCGTCTGGGACTGAAACTCGAGGAACACGGCCCCTCCACCGCCGCACCACCGGACCCGAGATCACCGAGCAGGCGGGACCGGAACTCGGCGCGGTGTACGTGCCGGTCTCCACCGGCGGCGCCCTCGCCGGCATCAGCGCACATCTGCGCCAGCACCGGCCCGACGTCGCCGCGGTCGCCGTGGACGTACACGGTTCGCCGGCCGTCGCAGGCAGCGCCGGACGCCGGCTGCTGCCGGGCATCGGAGCCAGTCGGCCGTCCGCCTTCCTGAAAGGGCCGTGCGGCTACGACCGTGCCGTGCACGTCGACGACATCGAGGCGATCGCCTACTGCCGGATCCTCGCCGAGGACGTGGGACTTGTACTCGGGGGATCCAGCGGCTTCGTCGTACGCGCGCTGCTGACCGACCTGGAGAACGGCCGCATGGACGACCGGCTCGCGGTCTGCCTGGCCGCCGACGACAGCGGCAAATACCGCGACACCCTCTACTGCGACGACTGGGCGACCGAGCAGGGCGTCGTCAAGGAGATCACGGCCGCCGTGGAACAACTGCGCCGCGAAGGCCTCTTCTTCAACCGAAAGCACCAGGAGCACTGA
- the hypB gene encoding hydrogenase nickel incorporation protein HypB, which translates to MCRVVDLQQAVLAKNDTTAHRLRTELAARGTAVVNLLSSPGSGKTALLERELVLARETGVPVAALTADLATENDAMRLARSGVPVKQVLTDGLCHLEARMLGGHLDGWLPEDTRLLFVENVGNLVCPASYDLGETLRVVLASVTEGEDKPLKYPTAFGLAHLVLVTKTDIAEAAAFDEDAFRAHVEQVNPGVEVLLTSARSGDGVGALLERALDAANGTPVHRPVMAQQHHSTHTHTHTEPGETSHGRPHTHAGRGEPGAATDASGAMAQTRA; encoded by the coding sequence ATGTGCCGTGTGGTCGATCTGCAGCAGGCGGTACTCGCGAAGAACGACACGACAGCGCATCGCCTGCGCACCGAACTTGCCGCCCGCGGGACCGCGGTCGTCAATCTGCTCTCCAGCCCGGGCAGCGGGAAGACGGCACTGCTCGAACGCGAACTGGTCCTGGCCCGTGAGACGGGCGTCCCCGTCGCGGCGCTGACCGCAGACCTGGCCACCGAGAACGACGCCATGCGCCTGGCCCGTTCCGGAGTCCCGGTCAAGCAGGTGCTCACCGACGGCCTCTGTCACCTGGAGGCCCGGATGCTGGGTGGGCATCTCGACGGGTGGCTGCCCGAGGACACCCGGCTGCTCTTCGTGGAGAACGTCGGCAACCTGGTCTGCCCGGCCTCGTACGACCTCGGGGAAACCCTGAGGGTCGTCCTCGCCTCGGTCACCGAGGGCGAGGACAAGCCGCTGAAGTACCCCACCGCCTTCGGGCTGGCGCACCTGGTGCTCGTCACCAAGACGGACATCGCCGAGGCTGCGGCCTTCGACGAGGACGCGTTCCGCGCCCACGTCGAGCAGGTCAATCCCGGTGTGGAAGTGCTCCTCACCTCTGCCCGGAGCGGTGACGGCGTAGGGGCGCTCCTCGAACGGGCGCTGGACGCCGCGAACGGAACCCCGGTCCACCGGCCTGTCATGGCCCAGCAGCACCACTCCACACACACGCATACACACACAGAGCCCGGCGAGACTTCTCACGGCCGCCCCCACACGCATGCCGGTCGGGGCGAGCCCGGTGCTGCGACGGATGCGTCCGGCGCAATGGCGCAGACCCGCGCGTGA
- the hypE gene encoding hydrogenase expression/formation protein HypE produces MPTRGDVTASATPSSSTPPLDPTAWTCPAPLRDHPRIVMGHGGGGALSAELVQHIFAPAFGGEVLAQMGDAASVSMGGARLAFSTDSFVVRPLFFPGGSIGDLAVNGTVNDLAMSGARAAYLSCGFILEEGVELSVVARVADAFGAAARNAGVEVATGDTKVVEAGHGDGIFINTAGIGLIPAGIDLRPQRVVPGDVVIVSGAIGVHGVAIMSVREGLEFGVEIESDCAALGGLVEAMLSVTGDLHVLRDPTRGGLAASLNEIAAASGTGIVIQERKVPVPPPVANACAILGLDAMYVANEGKLVAFVPREHADAVLDAMRAHPLGRDAAVIGEAVEAHPGMVVARTGLGGTRVVDLPVGEQLPRIC; encoded by the coding sequence ATCCCCACGCGCGGCGACGTAACCGCTTCGGCAACGCCTTCCTCCAGCACCCCGCCGCTCGATCCCACGGCATGGACGTGCCCGGCCCCGCTGCGGGATCACCCTCGCATCGTGATGGGCCACGGCGGTGGCGGCGCGCTCTCCGCAGAGCTGGTCCAGCACATCTTCGCCCCCGCCTTCGGAGGTGAGGTGCTCGCGCAGATGGGCGATGCGGCATCGGTTTCGATGGGCGGCGCCCGCCTGGCCTTCTCCACCGACTCCTTCGTGGTGCGTCCGCTGTTCTTCCCCGGTGGCAGTATCGGCGACCTCGCGGTCAACGGCACCGTCAACGACCTGGCCATGAGCGGTGCGCGTGCCGCCTATCTGTCCTGCGGATTCATCCTGGAGGAGGGCGTCGAGCTATCCGTCGTCGCGCGCGTGGCCGACGCCTTCGGCGCCGCCGCGCGCAACGCGGGCGTCGAGGTGGCGACGGGGGACACCAAGGTGGTCGAAGCCGGTCACGGCGACGGCATCTTCATCAACACTGCCGGCATCGGCCTCATCCCGGCCGGCATCGACCTGCGTCCGCAGCGTGTCGTCCCGGGTGACGTCGTGATCGTCAGTGGGGCGATCGGTGTCCACGGCGTGGCGATCATGAGCGTGCGCGAGGGACTGGAGTTCGGCGTCGAGATCGAAAGCGACTGCGCGGCCCTGGGAGGACTGGTGGAGGCCATGCTCTCGGTCACCGGGGACCTGCACGTACTGCGCGACCCCACCCGTGGGGGGCTCGCCGCATCCCTCAACGAGATCGCAGCGGCGTCGGGCACCGGCATCGTGATCCAGGAGCGAAAAGTCCCCGTCCCTCCGCCGGTGGCCAATGCCTGCGCCATCCTGGGCCTCGATGCGATGTACGTCGCCAATGAGGGGAAGCTGGTGGCATTCGTACCGCGTGAACACGCCGATGCGGTCCTGGACGCGATGCGTGCACACCCGCTGGGCCGGGACGCGGCGGTGATCGGTGAGGCGGTGGAGGCCCACCCGGGCATGGTGGTGGCCCGCACCGGGCTCGGCGGTACACGGGTGGTCGATCTGCCGGTCGGGGAGCAACTGCCGCGGATCTGCTGA
- the hypF gene encoding carbamoyltransferase HypF: MGEPAQRRRVTVRGVVQGVGFRPYVYTRALAMGLAGHVTNTPEGVVAEVEGSPAAVALFCEGIVANAPPMAVLDSVEHREVPAEGGAGFAIVASRTGGPSRTLVPPDVATCADCLAELADPADRRHRHPFITCTNCGPRFTIVTDLPYDRAHTTMVRFPMCPDCAREYADPADRRFHAQPVACHRCGPRLDLLVAHPDPDQPPRRVTAADPVAEARRLLADGAILAVKGLGGYHLACDATNARAVAALRRRKARGDKPFALMARDIADIEHLVHVGAEERALLTGVIRPIVLLRRRSRAVPGPDAPAPSDNVAPGSPDLGVMLAYTPLHHLLLGLPGDPAGPRLLVMTSGNVAGEPIVTDDAEALERLARMADAWLIHDRPIQVPCDDSVVRVCDGELLTVRRSRGYAPRPVELPLPVPAILAAGGDLKNTLCLAEGRRAWLSAHIGDMDDLATQHAFEDAGQQLETITGVRPAVLAVDRHPGYRSGQLTRRLAGERQVVRVQHHHAHIASAMAEHGLDGSRRVIGVAFDGTGYGDDGAVWGGEILLADYDGYHRFGHLAYVPLPGGDAAVRRPYRMALAHLHAAGIGWAPDLPCTAACPPDELDVLKRQLEQSLNCVPTSSMGRLFDAVSSLTGLCHRAGYEAQAAVELETAALQAAEDDCAGYGFALRSPAPDSGSALIADPAPVLTAVVEDVRAGTAPGVIAARFHESVAALVRSTCVLARERYGLDTVALTGGVFANTRLSSACARTLRGHDFTVLRHHQIPPNDGGLALGQVMVAARIRAARTPDGRIGAAQGSAAIH, translated from the coding sequence ATGGGTGAGCCGGCGCAGCGTCGCCGGGTCACCGTCCGGGGCGTCGTCCAAGGCGTCGGGTTCCGGCCCTACGTGTACACGCGCGCCCTCGCGATGGGCCTGGCAGGACACGTCACCAACACCCCCGAGGGCGTCGTCGCGGAAGTCGAGGGCTCACCTGCCGCCGTGGCCCTGTTCTGCGAAGGGATCGTCGCGAACGCACCGCCCATGGCCGTCCTCGATTCCGTCGAGCACAGGGAAGTCCCCGCCGAGGGCGGTGCCGGATTCGCCATCGTCGCCTCCCGGACCGGCGGCCCCTCCCGCACGCTGGTCCCCCCGGACGTGGCCACCTGCGCCGACTGCCTCGCCGAACTGGCCGACCCCGCGGACCGGCGCCACCGGCACCCCTTCATCACCTGCACCAACTGCGGGCCGCGGTTCACCATCGTCACGGACCTGCCGTACGACCGCGCACACACCACCATGGTCCGCTTCCCCATGTGCCCCGACTGCGCCCGCGAGTACGCAGACCCCGCAGACCGCCGCTTCCATGCCCAGCCGGTCGCCTGCCACCGATGCGGGCCGCGCCTCGATCTGCTGGTGGCGCACCCGGATCCGGACCAGCCCCCGCGACGTGTCACCGCGGCGGACCCGGTCGCCGAGGCCCGCAGACTCCTGGCCGACGGCGCGATCCTCGCCGTCAAGGGGCTCGGTGGGTACCACCTCGCGTGCGATGCGACCAATGCCCGGGCCGTGGCCGCACTCCGCCGCCGCAAGGCCCGTGGAGACAAGCCGTTCGCCCTGATGGCCCGCGACATCGCCGACATCGAACACCTTGTCCATGTCGGCGCGGAGGAGCGGGCGCTGCTCACCGGCGTCATCCGGCCGATCGTCCTGCTGAGGCGCCGCAGCCGCGCCGTCCCCGGGCCGGACGCGCCGGCACCGTCGGACAACGTCGCCCCGGGCAGCCCGGATCTCGGCGTCATGCTTGCCTACACCCCCCTGCACCACTTGCTCCTCGGCCTGCCCGGCGACCCGGCCGGGCCACGCCTTCTCGTCATGACGAGCGGCAACGTGGCCGGGGAGCCGATCGTCACCGACGACGCCGAAGCGCTGGAACGGCTCGCCCGCATGGCCGACGCCTGGCTGATCCACGACCGGCCGATCCAGGTACCGTGCGACGACTCCGTCGTACGCGTCTGTGACGGGGAACTGCTGACCGTACGCCGCTCACGCGGCTACGCCCCCCGGCCCGTTGAACTGCCTCTCCCGGTACCGGCGATCCTCGCCGCGGGCGGCGACCTCAAGAACACCCTGTGCCTGGCGGAGGGGCGCAGAGCCTGGCTGTCCGCCCACATCGGAGACATGGACGACCTCGCCACACAACATGCCTTCGAGGATGCCGGTCAGCAGTTGGAGACCATCACCGGGGTGCGTCCCGCAGTCCTGGCCGTCGACAGACATCCCGGATACCGCTCGGGACAGCTGACCCGCCGTCTGGCCGGTGAACGGCAGGTCGTACGCGTACAGCACCATCACGCACACATCGCCTCCGCAATGGCAGAACACGGCCTGGACGGCAGTCGGCGCGTGATCGGCGTCGCGTTCGACGGCACCGGCTACGGCGACGACGGAGCCGTGTGGGGCGGAGAGATCCTGCTGGCGGACTACGACGGTTACCACCGGTTCGGGCATCTCGCGTATGTCCCTCTGCCGGGCGGCGACGCCGCCGTACGGCGTCCCTACCGCATGGCCCTGGCACATCTGCACGCGGCAGGAATCGGCTGGGCGCCGGACCTGCCGTGCACCGCGGCCTGCCCGCCCGACGAACTGGACGTACTGAAGCGTCAGTTGGAGCAGAGTCTCAACTGTGTCCCCACCTCCAGCATGGGCCGGCTGTTCGACGCCGTCTCCTCCCTCACCGGACTCTGTCACCGGGCCGGATACGAGGCCCAGGCCGCCGTCGAACTCGAAACCGCCGCGCTCCAGGCGGCCGAGGACGACTGCGCAGGTTACGGCTTTGCGCTCCGCTCTCCCGCACCGGACAGCGGGAGCGCGCTGATCGCCGACCCCGCGCCCGTACTGACGGCGGTGGTGGAGGACGTGCGCGCGGGTACTGCGCCGGGCGTCATCGCGGCACGCTTCCACGAGTCGGTCGCCGCCCTCGTGCGCAGCACCTGCGTCCTGGCACGTGAGCGGTACGGCCTGGACACCGTTGCCCTGACCGGCGGAGTGTTCGCCAACACCCGGCTCTCCTCGGCCTGCGCCCGGACGCTTCGCGGACACGACTTCACCGTCCTGCGACACCACCAGATCCCCCCGAACGACGGAGGGCTGGCACTGGGGCAGGTGATGGTCGCCGCCCGAATCCGCGCCGCCCGAACACCGGATGGCCGCATCGGAGCGGCGCAGGGGAGTGCGGCCATCCACTGA
- a CDS encoding ornithine cyclodeaminase family protein — protein MDFEQYPDSHFRCLTRADVIEAARDVDIVAAVAEALMLHSAGQSVLPEEAYLGWTTPQGDSARLPAMPGALVQDGRPPLIGMKTINASIGNPGRGIPRTQGFTLLLDPETARPLALMEAAYISAMRTAAVTALAVRHLAVEEPRQLALLGCGALAQAHVALLLRTVPTLRRISLYDVAPDRAKSVARYIALLPETADVGTVLADGPREAVRDAELVVPVTTVTRGYIEPDWLRPGTLVCHVSLDDLTEAAVLSAGTVIVDDWSLVRDDPRRLLGRMHRAGTLLGPDGTPREGVTARPGARRVDGTLGDVLAGRHPGRRDRDDGRTQDTPRSTGQCLPVRGGHQRGAVPGTESTRLRHVPFTVKRDMLKRMHGTDEHIGVETLRQGTETVYQLPAGLRTEA, from the coding sequence ATGGACTTCGAGCAGTACCCCGACAGCCACTTCCGCTGTCTGACCCGTGCGGACGTCATCGAGGCGGCCCGCGACGTGGACATCGTGGCGGCGGTGGCCGAGGCGCTCATGCTGCACTCCGCCGGACAGTCGGTCCTCCCCGAGGAGGCCTACCTCGGCTGGACCACGCCTCAGGGCGACTCGGCCCGGCTGCCGGCCATGCCCGGCGCGCTGGTCCAGGACGGCCGGCCACCGCTCATCGGTATGAAGACCATCAACGCCTCGATCGGCAACCCGGGACGCGGAATACCGCGCACCCAGGGCTTCACCCTGCTCCTCGACCCGGAGACCGCCCGCCCCCTCGCACTGATGGAGGCCGCGTACATCAGTGCGATGCGCACCGCGGCGGTGACCGCGCTCGCCGTTCGCCATCTGGCGGTGGAGGAGCCTCGACAGCTGGCGCTTCTCGGCTGCGGCGCGCTCGCACAGGCGCATGTGGCGCTGCTGCTGCGCACCGTGCCCACCCTGCGCCGAATCTCGCTGTACGACGTGGCGCCCGACCGTGCGAAGTCTGTAGCCCGGTACATCGCTTTGCTCCCCGAGACCGCGGACGTCGGGACGGTGCTCGCTGACGGTCCGCGCGAGGCTGTGCGCGACGCCGAACTCGTCGTGCCCGTCACGACGGTGACCCGGGGCTACATCGAGCCTGACTGGCTGCGGCCGGGCACGCTCGTCTGTCATGTCTCGCTGGACGACCTCACCGAGGCGGCGGTGCTCTCGGCCGGCACGGTGATCGTCGACGACTGGAGCCTGGTCCGCGACGACCCACGTCGGCTGCTGGGCCGGATGCACCGAGCGGGCACCCTGCTCGGCCCCGACGGCACCCCGAGAGAAGGAGTCACCGCACGGCCCGGTGCCCGTCGCGTCGACGGCACGCTCGGCGATGTGCTCGCTGGCCGGCACCCCGGCCGCCGAGACCGGGACGACGGCCGTACGCAGGACACACCCCGGAGTACGGGCCAATGCCTGCCAGTTCGAGGCGGTCACCAGCGCGGTGCCGTTCCGGGAACAGAAAGTACCCGTCTACGGCATGTCCCGTTCACCGTGAAACGGGACATGCTCAAGCGCATGCACGGCACCGACGAACACATCGGCGTCGAAACCCTGCGGCAAGGCACCGAAACCGTCTACCAGCTGCCGGCCGGACTGCGCACCGAGGCCTGA